The Psychrilyobacter piezotolerans genome has a segment encoding these proteins:
- a CDS encoding GNAT family N-acetyltransferase, with protein sequence MKDFKSIEQRCNFKTRQLSVKSWIHQNEDLTTEQYFTEKVLSILTPQVTKFLPDGWQKINNVEDAQVWIKERLEESCFLTVELIKTNELVGFIFLYKSGSQDNYYDLRFGYLLSETIWGKGLGTELVKGLAQWCEREGNIKSISGGVTINNVGSIKVLEKCGFSPTTLDNVVIYERKFNCK encoded by the coding sequence ATGAAAGACTTTAAATCTATAGAGCAAAGGTGTAATTTTAAAACAAGACAACTCTCAGTAAAAAGTTGGATTCATCAGAATGAGGATTTAACAACTGAACAATATTTTACCGAAAAGGTTTTAAGCATATTAACTCCTCAGGTTACAAAATTTTTACCTGATGGATGGCAGAAAATTAATAACGTAGAAGACGCACAGGTATGGATAAAAGAAAGATTAGAAGAAAGTTGTTTTTTAACTGTTGAACTTATTAAAACCAATGAACTAGTAGGATTTATATTCCTCTATAAGTCAGGTTCGCAAGATAATTATTATGATTTGCGATTTGGATACCTTCTATCAGAAACTATATGGGGTAAAGGTTTGGGAACTGAATTAGTGAAAGGTTTAGCCCAATGGTGTGAAAGAGAAGGAAATATCAAATCAATTTCTGGAGGTGTTACAATTAATAACGTAGGCTCTATTAAAGTGTTGGAGAAATGCGGTTTTTCTCCAACTACTTTAGACAATGTAGTTATTTATGAACGTAAATTTAATTGTAAATGA
- a CDS encoding MATE family efflux transporter, translating into MKNLSLENGCVKKVFFKFAIPSIVGLLIVSMQIMIDGMFIGKIVGPRGLASVNLAMPYMSTIMSIVMMISAGGAVLASISLGKNQKQRAGEIATFTLVSYLVIVGVISIGSLFILDKIILFLGADRGLLPLVKAYMKPLLLLCTVWNLPIYTETFARVGEKPNSVFLSGFVCCLSNVVLDYLFIVRFGWGMSGAAYATAIANLLGGLALFGYFFKGRSQIQFSKFRGDFKLLKNILYNGSSEMLTVVSTSVAAFLFNRIIMRELGELGVSALTIVFYVNTIVNISLYGLAQALQPIISYNLGAKRIEKIYDVLKIALTTGGSIGIVFFILMKFYSAPIVNIFTNGNTQLTLLTNEAIAYFVFAYIFSFINIISSSFHTAIEKPLESASIACLRSLIFVAIFLFTLPSIFGPRGIWMAIPMAEVTCLIISISMMMRSFRVIEDRMRLAPIN; encoded by the coding sequence ATGAAAAATTTAAGTTTAGAAAACGGATGTGTAAAAAAAGTATTTTTTAAGTTTGCAATTCCCAGTATAGTAGGATTATTAATTGTGTCCATGCAGATAATGATAGATGGGATGTTTATAGGGAAGATCGTGGGGCCCAGAGGTCTTGCATCGGTTAACTTAGCCATGCCGTATATGAGTACCATTATGAGTATAGTCATGATGATCTCAGCCGGAGGTGCTGTGTTGGCCTCCATCTCTTTGGGAAAAAACCAAAAACAAAGAGCAGGGGAGATAGCAACCTTTACTCTGGTATCGTATTTAGTAATAGTGGGAGTAATATCCATAGGCAGTTTGTTTATTTTGGATAAAATAATATTGTTTTTAGGAGCAGACAGGGGATTATTGCCTCTGGTAAAGGCTTATATGAAGCCTTTACTGTTATTGTGCACGGTTTGGAATCTTCCAATATATACCGAAACATTTGCCAGGGTCGGGGAAAAACCCAACTCTGTGTTTTTAAGTGGTTTTGTTTGCTGCCTCAGTAATGTAGTCTTGGACTACCTGTTTATTGTAAGATTCGGCTGGGGAATGTCTGGAGCAGCCTATGCCACAGCAATAGCTAACCTTCTGGGCGGGCTGGCACTCTTTGGTTATTTTTTTAAGGGAAGATCTCAGATACAGTTTTCTAAATTTCGAGGTGACTTTAAACTTTTAAAAAACATCCTCTATAACGGGAGTTCCGAGATGCTGACAGTGGTGTCTACGTCGGTAGCGGCTTTTCTATTTAACAGAATAATCATGAGAGAATTGGGAGAATTAGGAGTTTCAGCTCTTACAATAGTATTTTATGTGAATACCATTGTAAACATCTCCCTCTACGGGTTGGCTCAGGCATTACAGCCTATAATTTCATATAATTTAGGAGCAAAAAGAATAGAAAAAATTTATGATGTATTAAAAATTGCTCTCACAACCGGAGGAAGTATAGGTATTGTATTTTTTATCCTGATGAAATTTTACAGTGCTCCCATAGTAAATATCTTTACCAATGGAAATACCCAACTGACCCTTCTAACCAATGAAGCCATAGCATACTTTGTATTTGCTTATATATTTTCTTTTATAAATATAATATCCAGTTCATTCCATACGGCCATAGAAAAACCCCTGGAATCTGCCAGTATAGCATGTCTCAGATCCCTTATTTTTGTAGCAATATTCCTTTTTACCCTCCCATCTATTTTTGGACCCCGGGGAATATGGATGGCTATCCCCATGGCAGAAGTTACCTGCCTGATTATAAGTATATCTATGATGATGAGATCTTTTAGAGTAATAGAAGACAGGATGAGACTAGCTCCAATAAATTAG
- a CDS encoding MerR family transcriptional regulator, translating to MSDTLKKNEVSKILGMSRSTIRYYEQVGLIKPPIDDNNYRGYGIKELKLLSQISFLRTINLDIDTIGRILHDKSDDSFEILVQKKRELNDLIKFYKNNVKKIEEILQYNSSKSESINYQILKFPNRYLYKIKLQNEHLDGFYKENEDFFQTNTVSLEDWFINITDANVFLNESNVDFIECIEVKEDRNKEFMLIPKGKFACFDITFENNNSENWKAIADKLKRFLFENSFETRDEKILFLNKDNLNLNFADSRRMLSIQVPIV from the coding sequence ATGAGTGACACGCTGAAGAAGAATGAAGTATCTAAGATTTTAGGAATGAGTCGATCAACCATCAGATATTATGAACAAGTAGGTTTAATAAAACCTCCAATTGATGATAATAACTACAGAGGGTATGGAATTAAAGAATTAAAACTGCTCAGTCAGATTAGTTTTCTCAGGACCATTAATTTAGATATTGATACTATAGGTCGAATATTACATGATAAATCCGATGATTCATTTGAAATATTAGTCCAAAAGAAGAGAGAACTTAATGATTTGATTAAGTTCTATAAAAATAATGTGAAAAAAATTGAAGAAATTTTACAATATAATAGTTCAAAAAGTGAGTCTATTAATTATCAGATTCTGAAATTTCCAAATAGATACCTTTACAAAATTAAATTACAGAATGAACACCTGGATGGCTTTTATAAAGAGAATGAAGATTTTTTTCAAACGAATACCGTGAGTTTAGAAGATTGGTTTATTAATATAACTGATGCAAACGTATTTCTGAATGAAAGTAATGTTGATTTTATAGAATGCATTGAGGTTAAGGAGGATAGAAATAAGGAGTTTATGCTAATTCCAAAAGGCAAGTTTGCATGTTTTGATATTACTTTTGAAAATAATAACTCAGAGAATTGGAAAGCCATAGCCGACAAACTAAAAAGGTTTCTTTTCGAGAATTCATTTGAGACAAGAGATGAAAAAATTCTATTTCTAAATAAAGATAATTTGAATTTAAATTTTGCTGATTCAAGAAGAATGCTTTCAATTCAGGTGCCGATTGTGTAG
- a CDS encoding cyclase family protein — protein sequence MKIIDLTHVIDEKMPVFPGTEPPKIIQKNTIKKDGFAEKLLTMYSHTGTHIDAPAHMIEGGNSLCDFSVEKFIGRGIVIPLESDDSIELKYLKKFETEIRKASFVLFYSGWDEFWEREEYFNGFPSLSVEAARYLVGFDLKGIGIDAVSIDPMESVNFEIHHILLKKDLIIIENLKNLKYLINKKFELYIAPLKIKGLDGSPVRALARIL from the coding sequence ATGAAAATAATAGATTTAACACATGTTATAGATGAAAAAATGCCTGTTTTTCCAGGGACAGAACCGCCTAAAATCATTCAAAAAAATACAATAAAAAAAGATGGATTTGCTGAAAAACTACTGACCATGTATTCTCATACAGGAACCCATATAGATGCTCCTGCCCATATGATAGAGGGTGGGAATTCATTGTGTGATTTTTCTGTTGAAAAATTTATAGGCAGGGGAATTGTAATTCCTTTAGAGTCAGATGATTCCATAGAATTAAAATATCTAAAGAAATTTGAAACTGAGATAAGAAAAGCTTCTTTTGTGTTATTTTATTCTGGTTGGGATGAGTTTTGGGAGAGGGAAGAATATTTTAATGGATTTCCATCCCTAAGTGTAGAAGCAGCCAGATATCTTGTGGGATTTGATTTGAAAGGCATAGGTATAGATGCTGTATCTATAGATCCTATGGAGAGTGTAAATTTTGAGATCCATCATATCCTGTTAAAAAAAGACCTGATCATCATAGAAAATCTAAAAAATTTAAAATATCTGATCAATAAAAAATTTGAGCTGTATATTGCTCCGCTAAAGATAAAAGGTCTGGATGGATCTCCAGTAAGAGCCCTTGCAAGGATACTGTGA
- a CDS encoding MerR family transcriptional regulator gives MKKKYKINEIAGFFKISRQTLIYYDEIGLFKPKFVDTETSYRYYGEDQFSNLRFILILKEAGFSLKEIREYTKSRSPEESLEYLEEKKRLVDLKIKKMIESKLIIDKKISEIKNMMKKDDIEPQIIYLESMEAVAIQIEKPCDYLKYDKTFSDLMEIREELDIKGDDYFVRISKEDIILGNTMEVKTIGFFTPTSCNHKNSLKIEGGWFASIIHKDTWDTIEESYKKLLKYIKDNGYEVIGDSMEFFNEVIVHLGKGEGSTIQITFPVKYRGR, from the coding sequence ATGAAAAAAAAATATAAGATCAATGAAATAGCCGGTTTTTTTAAGATTTCCCGGCAGACCCTTATCTATTACGATGAGATTGGGTTATTTAAACCAAAATTTGTGGATACCGAGACCTCCTACAGGTACTACGGAGAGGATCAATTTTCTAACCTGAGATTTATCCTCATACTCAAGGAGGCCGGGTTTTCATTGAAGGAGATAAGGGAGTATACTAAAAGCCGTTCCCCTGAGGAGAGTTTGGAGTATTTAGAGGAGAAGAAAAGATTGGTGGATCTAAAGATAAAAAAGATGATTGAATCGAAGCTTATCATAGATAAAAAAATATCCGAGATAAAAAACATGATGAAAAAGGATGACATCGAGCCACAGATCATATACCTTGAATCTATGGAAGCCGTTGCTATCCAAATAGAAAAACCCTGTGATTATTTAAAGTATGATAAAACATTTTCTGATTTAATGGAGATAAGGGAGGAACTGGATATTAAAGGAGATGATTATTTTGTGAGGATATCAAAGGAGGATATCATTCTGGGAAACACAATGGAAGTAAAGACTATTGGTTTTTTTACTCCTACTTCCTGTAACCATAAAAACAGCCTAAAAATAGAAGGAGGATGGTTTGCCTCTATAATACATAAGGATACATGGGATACCATAGAAGAAAGTTACAAAAAGCTTCTGAAATATATAAAAGACAATGGATACGAGGTTATTGGAGATTCAATGGAATTTTTCAATGAGGTTATAGTTCATTTAGGGAAGGGAGAGGGGTCGACTATCCAGATAACTTTTCCTGTCAAATACCGCGGGAGATAA
- a CDS encoding aspartate-semialdehyde dehydrogenase: protein MKKYNVAIAGATGLVGQTFLQVLEERKFPIKNLYLMASSRSAGEIINYRGKNIIVEELNENSFDKEIDIALFSAGGEVSKKFSPIAASKGVVVVDNSSAFRMVEGVPLIVPEVNPEEVWSHNGIIANPNCSTIQSVVPLKVLDEKYKIKRIVYSTYQAVSGSGFAGIKDLENGLKGKAPENYPHPIAGNCLPHIDVFLENGNTKEEQKMIDETKKILSKDIRVTATCVRVPVLHSHSVSMNLEFEKQFDIEQVRKDLAGVKGLIVEDDIKENIYPMAVNSKGKDEVFVGRVRRDESVENGLNLWVVADNIRKGAATNTVQIAELLVAGNKGGNL from the coding sequence ATGAAAAAATATAATGTCGCAATTGCAGGAGCTACAGGATTGGTGGGACAGACTTTTTTACAGGTACTGGAGGAAAGAAAGTTTCCCATTAAAAATTTATACCTGATGGCATCATCTAGAAGTGCAGGGGAAATAATAAACTATAGGGGGAAAAATATAATAGTTGAGGAATTGAATGAAAATTCTTTTGATAAAGAGATCGACATTGCACTTTTTTCAGCAGGAGGAGAAGTATCAAAAAAGTTTTCACCTATAGCAGCCTCCAAAGGTGTAGTGGTCGTAGATAACAGCAGTGCTTTCAGGATGGTTGAAGGAGTTCCACTCATTGTTCCGGAAGTTAACCCGGAAGAGGTATGGAGTCACAATGGGATTATAGCAAACCCCAACTGTTCAACCATACAGTCTGTGGTACCCCTTAAAGTTTTAGATGAAAAATATAAGATTAAAAGAATTGTATATTCTACCTATCAGGCAGTATCGGGTTCCGGATTTGCAGGGATTAAAGACTTAGAAAATGGATTAAAAGGAAAGGCTCCTGAGAATTATCCCCACCCCATAGCGGGCAACTGTCTGCCTCATATAGATGTATTTCTGGAAAACGGCAATACAAAAGAGGAACAAAAGATGATAGATGAAACCAAAAAAATATTATCTAAAGATATCAGGGTGACGGCTACCTGTGTCAGAGTGCCTGTCTTGCACTCCCACAGTGTATCGATGAATCTTGAATTTGAAAAACAATTTGATATAGAACAGGTAAGGAAAGATCTGGCTGGTGTGAAAGGGCTGATTGTAGAAGATGATATAAAGGAAAATATCTATCCTATGGCAGTCAACTCAAAGGGAAAAGATGAGGTGTTTGTAGGAAGGGTTCGGAGAGATGAGAGTGTAGAAAATGGGTTAAACTTATGGGTAGTTGCCGATAATATAAGAAAGGGTGCAGCTACAAATACAGTTCAAATTGCGGAATTATTAGTTGCTGGAAATAAAGGAGGAAATTTATGA
- a CDS encoding DUF554 domain-containing protein, which produces MLGTIVNTATIVAGAAVGSFLNKGIEERYKERTIQGMGFVAMAIGISNISKGMTLIDNPLIFILSIGIGAVLGEWINLDKKIDLISKKYEGSKNPVQGIVIGVVLFCVGALSIVGPIESAIRGDNTMLYANAVLDGITSVILSINYGISIALVGLILFLWQGSIYLGASAMQDLVTPELLNQLTILGGIFILATGINILGITKIKILNFLPALLIPFTAKFFGII; this is translated from the coding sequence ATGCTGGGAACCATAGTAAATACAGCGACCATAGTAGCAGGAGCAGCCGTAGGAAGTTTTCTTAATAAGGGCATTGAAGAACGGTATAAAGAAAGGACTATACAGGGAATGGGCTTTGTCGCCATGGCCATAGGGATATCCAATATATCCAAGGGGATGACCCTTATAGATAATCCGCTGATATTTATATTAAGTATAGGGATAGGAGCCGTTTTAGGAGAATGGATCAATTTGGATAAAAAGATAGATCTCATAAGCAAAAAATATGAGGGTAGCAAGAATCCTGTGCAGGGGATAGTTATCGGAGTTGTATTGTTTTGTGTAGGAGCTCTATCCATAGTAGGGCCTATAGAAAGCGCCATCAGGGGAGATAATACCATGCTTTATGCCAATGCTGTATTGGACGGGATAACCTCTGTAATTCTTTCAATTAATTATGGGATATCCATAGCATTGGTAGGGCTTATACTTTTTCTCTGGCAGGGAAGTATATACCTTGGAGCCAGTGCAATGCAGGACCTGGTTACTCCGGAGCTCTTGAATCAACTGACTATACTGGGAGGGATCTTTATCTTGGCAACGGGAATAAATATTCTGGGAATAACTAAAATAAAGATTTTGAATTTTCTGCCAGCTCTTTTAATTCCCTTTACAGCAAAATTTTTTGGAATTATTTAG
- a CDS encoding aspartate kinase yields MIVVQKFGGTSLKGSERLREVAKWVVKNKNEGNKMVVIVSAPGGMTDSLINEAKEMNTNPKGRELDMLLSVGEQISAALLAMGIEELGEKAVSFNASQLQLKTNGEHNNAKILNISPEKILENLNNDYIVIVTGFQGVDDEGNITTLGRGGSDTSAVAIGAAVNANKIEIYTDVDGVYTSDPRIIKNAKKIKNISFDEMIEMADKGSKVLHCRSVELASKYEIPIHLRSAFSWREGTWIKKEKTMENSVVRGISNINNLANLKINFKNMDELVDRLEENNINVKLFQQLENSKFSILTEKEDALRFYKVLKKDGYSLEINDDLGMISVIGLGIASNNIPRKLTKILNSNEINIDSISSNQTSVSYVISQNNLNNANAIFHRELFE; encoded by the coding sequence ATGATAGTCGTTCAGAAATTTGGCGGAACAAGCCTAAAGGGCAGTGAGAGACTTCGTGAAGTGGCCAAATGGGTAGTTAAAAATAAAAATGAAGGCAATAAGATGGTAGTTATTGTATCAGCTCCCGGCGGAATGACCGACTCCCTTATAAATGAAGCCAAAGAGATGAATACCAATCCAAAGGGGAGGGAGCTGGATATGCTCCTTTCAGTGGGGGAACAAATTTCCGCAGCACTGCTTGCCATGGGAATCGAGGAATTAGGAGAAAAAGCCGTTTCATTCAATGCGTCACAGCTCCAGTTAAAAACAAACGGTGAACATAATAATGCTAAGATTTTGAATATTTCTCCCGAAAAAATCCTGGAAAATTTAAACAACGACTATATAGTTATTGTGACTGGATTTCAAGGGGTAGATGATGAAGGAAATATAACTACCCTGGGTAGGGGAGGAAGCGACACCAGTGCTGTGGCTATTGGAGCAGCGGTTAATGCCAATAAGATTGAGATCTATACAGATGTAGATGGGGTCTATACCTCGGACCCGAGAATTATAAAAAATGCTAAAAAAATTAAAAATATTTCTTTTGATGAAATGATTGAGATGGCCGATAAGGGATCCAAAGTTTTACACTGCAGGAGTGTAGAATTAGCATCTAAATATGAAATCCCCATCCACCTGCGTTCAGCCTTTTCATGGAGAGAAGGAACTTGGATTAAAAAGGAGAAAACTATGGAAAATTCAGTTGTGAGAGGAATCTCAAATATAAATAATCTGGCAAATCTAAAAATAAATTTTAAAAATATGGATGAACTTGTGGATCGTCTGGAAGAAAATAATATCAATGTAAAATTGTTTCAGCAGTTGGAGAATTCTAAATTTTCAATTTTGACTGAAAAAGAAGATGCTCTGAGATTTTATAAGGTTTTAAAAAAAGATGGGTATTCTCTGGAAATAAATGATGATCTGGGTATGATCTCTGTCATCGGGCTGGGGATTGCATCCAATAATATCCCCAGAAAATTAACTAAAATTTTAAATTCAAATGAGATAAATATCGATTCGATTTCTTCAAATCAAACAAGTGTATCCTATGTCATATCTCAGAATAATTTAAATAATGCCAATGCTATTTTTCATCGTGAATTATTTGAATAG
- a CDS encoding homoserine dehydrogenase, which produces MKLGIIGLGTVGINVLKILSGEKDRKNKEIGDIEILKICDLQNIDLSGYDFTDDYREVLNDPRIDTVVELIGGVGAAYEISKSTLNSKKNLVTANKHLLAVHGKELFSLAEKNQVKLQYEASVGGGIPVISPIKENLFVNNFKNIRGILNGTCNYMLMKMEEGLTYSEALEDAKLKGYAEADPTFDIKGIDTAHKISILAHLAWGELKEFSEISIVGIDKLTKDDVEAAKSQGLRYKLLGEANFDGKELNIRVAPVAVKKDELLYNVNGVYNAVELDGNYTGKTIFYGEGAGGDATAAAVISDIYKIKLGG; this is translated from the coding sequence ATGAAATTAGGAATCATTGGTCTTGGAACGGTTGGAATAAATGTTTTAAAGATCTTATCAGGTGAAAAAGACAGGAAAAATAAAGAGATCGGGGATATAGAGATCCTTAAAATTTGTGATCTTCAAAACATTGATCTCAGTGGATATGATTTTACAGATGATTATAGAGAGGTCCTGAATGACCCCAGGATCGATACGGTGGTTGAACTGATAGGAGGAGTAGGAGCAGCATATGAGATTTCTAAAAGCACTCTGAATTCAAAAAAGAACCTGGTCACTGCAAATAAACATCTTCTGGCTGTTCACGGAAAGGAATTATTTTCCCTGGCTGAAAAAAATCAGGTGAAACTCCAATATGAAGCTTCTGTAGGGGGAGGAATCCCGGTTATCTCACCTATAAAAGAAAATTTATTTGTGAATAATTTTAAAAATATCCGTGGGATTTTAAATGGGACATGCAACTATATGTTGATGAAGATGGAGGAGGGACTGACTTATTCAGAGGCTTTGGAAGATGCCAAACTTAAAGGATATGCTGAAGCCGATCCGACATTTGATATAAAGGGAATCGATACAGCCCACAAGATCAGTATCTTAGCACATCTGGCCTGGGGAGAATTAAAGGAATTTTCTGAAATTTCCATTGTCGGGATAGATAAACTGACTAAAGATGATGTTGAAGCAGCCAAATCCCAGGGACTCAGATATAAATTACTGGGAGAAGCAAACTTTGACGGAAAAGAATTAAATATAAGGGTGGCTCCTGTGGCGGTCAAAAAAGATGAGCTGTTATACAATGTAAACGGGGTATACAATGCCGTGGAATTAGATGGAAACTATACAGGGAAAACTATCTTCTATGGTGAAGGTGCCGGGGGAGATGCCACAGCTGCAGCAGTAATTTCAGACATTTATAAGATCAAACTGGGAGGATAG
- a CDS encoding MATE family efflux transporter codes for MIDFKSDKSYFKEYSLRLIFQNVVMGLMMAADKIIGTMFIGVNTLVAINLIGPMQLMIYAISTLFMSGLGSYAGFLLGRKDVDKANQASSMTLFVLAGTMGFITIVVMLFSESISYFVGARGEILEITTKYLFYVSWGFMAMVLAAALDVLIMNDGSPSFIMKVNVFSTVLNLMLNLVFVAFLNWGIFGLVIATTLSNIVHLIISSYYFAFKCKTIKFVTPRINIEVLLRILYNGSSDFIGMFSEGFKRYIINIAIIAFLTPKHMEAYSVVSMFIIIFISSIFYGIAQGLQPIFSKMMGAKKFERLKPLLKYSVKQSNFIALAVFLAALPFMKVLLGFFLSDPETVKIGFYIYLTYGLATLFENLPNAAIMFFTAINRPLESIIFSVSRTIFLLPVLTYLSIYMFGQSGLMIGTLSAECIMILASYKYLKPLAIEKIQIVE; via the coding sequence ATGATCGATTTCAAATCAGATAAGAGTTATTTTAAGGAGTATTCATTAAGACTTATATTTCAAAATGTTGTTATGGGGTTAATGATGGCCGCAGATAAAATTATTGGTACTATGTTTATAGGTGTAAACACTTTGGTGGCCATTAATCTAATTGGACCAATGCAATTGATGATATATGCCATATCAACATTGTTTATGAGTGGCTTGGGTTCGTATGCAGGATTTCTATTGGGACGAAAAGATGTAGATAAAGCCAATCAAGCATCTAGTATGACACTTTTTGTATTGGCAGGGACCATGGGATTCATAACGATAGTTGTGATGTTATTTTCAGAGAGTATTTCATATTTTGTTGGAGCAAGAGGAGAAATTTTAGAGATTACTACCAAATATTTGTTCTATGTTAGTTGGGGATTTATGGCAATGGTTTTAGCTGCTGCTCTGGATGTATTAATTATGAATGACGGAAGTCCGAGCTTTATTATGAAAGTTAATGTGTTTTCAACTGTACTTAACTTGATGCTTAATTTAGTTTTTGTAGCATTTCTAAATTGGGGAATTTTTGGTTTAGTAATAGCGACAACTCTAAGTAACATAGTGCATCTAATTATCTCTAGTTACTATTTTGCTTTTAAATGCAAAACAATAAAATTTGTCACTCCTAGAATAAATATTGAAGTTCTCTTAAGAATCCTTTACAATGGGTCAAGCGATTTTATTGGTATGTTTAGTGAAGGGTTTAAAAGATATATAATTAATATAGCAATTATTGCTTTTTTAACGCCAAAACATATGGAAGCATATTCTGTCGTTTCTATGTTTATCATAATTTTTATATCCAGCATATTTTATGGAATCGCTCAAGGTTTGCAACCAATCTTTTCAAAAATGATGGGTGCGAAGAAGTTTGAAAGACTTAAACCACTTCTAAAATACTCTGTAAAGCAAAGTAATTTCATTGCACTTGCTGTATTTCTAGCAGCCCTTCCTTTTATGAAGGTTCTTTTAGGGTTCTTCTTGAGCGATCCCGAAACAGTAAAGATTGGCTTTTATATCTACTTGACATATGGTTTAGCAACACTATTTGAAAACCTTCCTAATGCTGCAATTATGTTTTTTACTGCGATTAATAGACCATTAGAATCTATTATATTTTCAGTATCAAGAACCATATTTTTACTACCAGTGCTGACTTATTTAAGCATCTATATGTTTGGTCAATCGGGATTAATGATTGGTACATTGTCTGCTGAATGTATCATGATACTAGCATCATACAAATATCTTAAGCCACTTGCAATTGAAAAAATACAAATTGTTGAATAA
- a CDS encoding homoserine kinase, with product MAVYTNLTNEHKEDIRTLYNLGKDADFIEIPEGILNTNYLIKDRDKKYVFRLLEGRRNIDEELKELEFLNFLNKNDISCPRVSVNNLGKNHIFIQEKMGCLFDFIHGKKVNKIDSEVLRKIGSTLGRLHNLSQGRSIERTRKIDLDFFYDKISKIDLKTVLKKDHDLIMERYKEIKEVDFSSLPKGIVHNDIFPDNVFMGEKLSLIDFNDCMNAPFIIDLAIVINFWIKIKEFSKDKEKKFIKIFLEAYEGERKLLPEEKKLLKKMVLKMALTFIFLRINKSYVEDNRGKNMEVKTYKELLFLLEEETDEIY from the coding sequence ATGGCTGTATATACTAACTTAACTAATGAACACAAAGAAGATATCAGAACTCTTTATAACCTGGGAAAAGATGCGGATTTCATTGAAATTCCAGAGGGAATACTCAACACAAATTATCTGATTAAAGACAGGGATAAAAAATATGTTTTCAGACTCTTAGAGGGGAGACGAAATATAGATGAGGAATTAAAAGAATTGGAATTTTTAAACTTTTTAAATAAAAATGATATTTCATGTCCCCGGGTATCTGTAAATAATCTGGGTAAAAACCATATCTTTATCCAGGAAAAAATGGGATGTTTATTTGATTTTATTCACGGCAAGAAAGTAAATAAGATCGATAGTGAGGTCTTAAGAAAAATTGGTTCTACTCTGGGAAGGCTGCACAATTTATCCCAGGGGAGGTCTATTGAAAGAACCAGAAAAATAGACTTGGATTTTTTTTATGATAAGATCTCAAAAATCGATCTGAAAACTGTTTTAAAAAAAGACCATGATTTGATCATGGAAAGGTATAAAGAGATAAAAGAAGTAGATTTCTCCAGCCTTCCAAAGGGGATTGTTCACAACGATATATTTCCGGACAATGTATTTATGGGAGAAAAACTTTCATTGATTGATTTCAATGACTGTATGAATGCTCCATTTATTATAGATTTAGCTATTGTAATAAATTTTTGGATCAAAATAAAAGAATTTTCTAAAGATAAAGAAAAGAAGTTTATAAAAATATTTTTAGAGGCATATGAAGGGGAACGAAAATTATTGCCTGAAGAAAAAAAACTATTGAAAAAAATGGTTTTAAAGATGGCTCTTACCTTTATTTTTTTAAGGATAAATAAATCTTATGTAGAAGATAACAGGGGTAAAAATATGGAAGTTAAAACTTACAAAGAGCTTTTGTTCTTACTTGAGGAGGAAACAGATGAAATATATTAG